In Lycium ferocissimum isolate CSIRO_LF1 chromosome 7, AGI_CSIRO_Lferr_CH_V1, whole genome shotgun sequence, the sequence gtgtAACAGATGGCTTAGCTATCAATTTACCCAgctaagggggggggggggggggacatgAAAATTTTCCACTTTCAAGAATCTTCAGGTTCTTAAGTGGATGCCCATTTGAATTTCAATAATTCGTCTCATCATTATTGATCCAGGGTAACCTATTCAGTCATGCCAAAGCACAAAAgtacttgaatcattaaacttctgATTTACAATTGAGTGTACTTCAATTGTACTGATTTCTACATAATACAGGCCAAAAGACAAAGTTAGTAATTTCTCCAAAATATATTTCTGGCCGAAGACATTCTTTGTACTACCAAgatattcattatttatttcatttaataTCTCAACATGATGCCCATTACGGAGGATATCTTTGAAACTTAACAAGTTTCTGGGGGATTTAGAAGAGAATAATGCATCTTCTATAACAAGTTTTCTTCCCTTAGGCAGAAATATAGTAGTTGTTCCAGAGCCTTTAATCAATTTCGAATTGCCAGAAATTGTACTATTCCTAAGCAAGTGAGAAAATTTTTTCTCATCTTTGAATATGACATGCGTTGTTCCACTATCAATTACacaaatatcttcatgattgGTCATTGATCCAAATAGAATTTGAGAAATTTCCATATGTTCTTCAAAATGAAAGAATAGACAAAGTGAACATTGAAgtagatattattattaaacAAAGCATTACATAAACTTTATTTACATAACTATGGAAACAGAACTATATTAGCTAATAGTAACAACATGGATGAAAATATCTAAGTTATTACAGATCCATCACCGATCAGATGATCTATTTTTTCTTCAGGGAGTTCAAAGAAATCTGCCACATCTAGATGCATGGACTCAAAATTATCTTCAGAAATAAAATTTGCTTCGGTATTCTTTTATGCCTTTTTGAGGGAGGCTTGATAAAGCTCAACTAGATGGTTTGGCGTATGACATGTATGTGACCAGTGCCCCTTTCCTCCACATCGGTagcaattattttttgaatttttcttttgcacagcttcatgcttttcatccttCTTTTTACACTGCTGGTTGTGAAGGGTACTATTTGGTGCAAGACGGCTATCATGATTAAAATTCTTCCTCGACCACAACCATGATCACGACCTTTTCCACGCCTAGAATGGTGAAAGTTTGCTTTATTCACTTCAGGCAATGGGACAGTACCAGTAGGtcgattttcatgatttttcattaatagTTCATAATGTTGTTCAGCCGCTAGAAGATGTGAAATTAGTTTAGAATAGTTCTTGAGCCTCATTTCTCTATATTGCTACTGCAGGAGCATGCTCAAGGCTGGGAAAGTGGAGAATGTTTTCTCCAGTATATCATGATCATTGatattttcaccacataatttCAACTGAGAAATAATTCTAAACATGGCAAAATTATACTCATAGATAGATTTAAAATCTTGTAGCCTCAAATGGATCTAATCAAAACACGCTTGTGGAAGCACGACCATCTTTAGGTGGTCATAGCTATCTTTTAAATTATTCCACAACATAAGAGGATCTTTAACAGTGAGATATTTCAGTTTCAAGCTCTCATCAAGGTGTTGGCGGAGGAATATCATCGTCTTCTATCAATCCTCCCTCAATTATGACTATTCCtaaaatcttgaattaataAATGGTAATGTATTAATTACAAGTATTCCTTCCGAAAATATCTCTCTCACTCCTAGGCTATCGTGGGGTCACACTATGTAGGAAAGAAAAGCCAAATttttattgatatatattttttcatttagaAATGACCTTTAGTATAAATAGATACTTTTCAAACTAAATTGCAGACATATAGGGAATATTTGCAAATGAATATCTAGTATAAACCCTActggaaaaaatgattttcccaATAAACAAAAGTCAGACGCATAGGATTGTTAGCTcgttttaaatttattttttcccctCCTTTTGATTTATATTCTTTttgtgactttttgtgaaaagaAAACTATTAAGAAAAATGCATGAATATTCATATAACTCGTAACTATTATTCGCACTTCAGCATGAAAACTATTCTTGTAACTTTTataccataaaaaataatatatcaattatATTGTAATATTACATATCGTATATAATATCAAGTATATTGTACTATTGtatactttatattatattaaatatactATATACAACATATAACATTGGTATAATATTAAGTATTGTGCTATTGTATACATTATAATATTAAGtatactattaaaaaaaatagtactcatctaattttattttatttggaaaGTTACATTAATTCTCTCTCATGTCCTTTCcatatttgaaagaaagagaatgtaaaaaatatatgaattaatGGTAGTAACTCTTAAAAATATGTGTTATAAAGATATTACAGAATTTAAAAAGTTGTAAACTATGtaaataaattgaagaaaaaatttatgtaattgaaaatttggaataaattgaagattttgtttttccaataccaaaccaaatcaaatcaaaccactagtcggtgtacaaaaaaaatcaacaaaccgcaccaaaccgataatccgaatcaaatacagaaaaaaacccgactattggtttggattgacttggtttggtattggaaaaaaaacccgaccataattggtttgatttggttttaattaaaaaaacttaaCCGAACCAAatcaacccgacattacatgtatataattttttaaagtattttatacataaaaacatttatttataatgtaacttatatatatttcttaaactttcatagtttttgtcttttatattatttcaagcttggactTAAAATTTGAATGTCCATAAGTTTATATCCCATTGATGTTAGTAACTCAgatcaatactaatgctaaaaaaaaaaaaaatcaattataatACTAGAAATAACAATAATgtcggatatttattcttagtTTTGCATTAGTCTAAacaatgaaaatacataacaTATTTAAGTTTTCCTTTACTATTtggtcatgtaattaatacttattactTATTAGctatacttattttagcatgacttggtatttttagattatatcattttcataatgatttcactatttttttgttgaatattttagtttAATGTCACgactcatctcacattttgtgttattttcttaagaaaagaaacaccttaattagatagttgtatcttactaggactaaagaaatatttgaagcacaagttatatgttttgtatgaagactttaccgCAAAACCCTGAATAACCTGAGAAAACTGCGGTTAAAAAAcccgccttttttttttttttgcttgatttggtttataaatttaaaaacctgaCATAATTGGTTTGCTTTAGTATTTCAAAAACCCGAATCAACccgatccatgtacacccctaattatGAGTTTCAAATTTGACAGTTGTTATGGAATGGAAAAAACGAGAGATAAAATcgaagagaaaaagaatgaaaaatcttTTGTATTGATTCTTGCATTGAAAATAAGAGACTACATCACTATTTATAGAGaactaaaataaaaggaaatatgttatattCCTTATAGATACTAAactaaaaggaaattaaatattatCTAATTAATGTAAATCTTAAACctagaaggaaaataaatattctaaaACATTCCTAGACTAAAAGTAAAGTAAAAATTATATCATTAATGTAAATCGTAATATAGAAGGAATGTAAATTTGAACAACAGGTTCATTGATGAATTTCATGGCAATAGTTATTTATCAATCATAAGGGCTGAAAATAGTTATTTGTGAATTTACCAGATCTTTTTCGGTCTTAGTTGGAGAAGATATCAATTAGTAAGTGAAATCGGTATTTTGTCGGTAGGAACTTTATTCCCCAGCAatgcctttgaaaaaaaaaaaaggggaattttTGACCGAAGTAAGCTATTATTTAAATCAATAGCCCGTTTGGCTAAGTTTCTAAAATcagtttattttgaaaagtgctttttcaaaaaaatatgttgggtgagaagcagtttgtgtttggccaataaattttaaaaaacacttttgagaagCAATTAGTGTTTcatcaaacttttaaaaagtgcttttggggaaAAGATACTTTTTTTGGCTTCTGAAAAACTACTTCTCCTACTtcccaaaagcacttattttgtCTCAAAattttggccaaacacctcactttttttcccttcaaataagcactttttgagaaaaataaacacttttggagaaaataaaCTTGGCCAAATAGGCTATAATTCACCAAAGCAatatgtttttttgaaaatttatataaCTAGAATAAACGTATTCCGTAACAACGTATTAggcattattttattaaaaaaaaatcagaaggCAAAAAAGTTAGTGGTTGACGACGTTAAAGGATAACTCGTACTTGTGAGTAACGTTTTACCTGTAATACGTAACTGATAGTAACATATACTAATTGTCCCCTCATTTAAAAGAACGATGTTGCTTTGGATTTACCCAAGTTTGCTTTGGATTTACCCAGATTTAAAAGTTGTTAATCTGacaaaattaaaatcaatttttgataAAACTGAAACACATAAATggatatttaatatttaaaactaaatacttaAGTGTCTAAAGTGCAAACAGCATACATTCCAGCAAGAATTACTTGAAGGtaaaagaaaagttgagaaCGATCTTCATATGAATAAACGAACAACACCATGGTTGATGTTATGTTTGTGTGTTATTGCTTCTCCATCTTCGCCCCATTTGGGCTTTCGTCCCCTTCTTCCCCTCTTATGTGGTGTTCACAAAGACCCAGCAATTGcgcacaaaaaaataatttcatcgCACTTTGTCATGAAATAATAGAAGGAACTAAAATCATTGTAGGTAAAGGAATCAAAATCTACTATGACTTTCGGCTAGTGATTTTCCGTGGTATTTTTTCTTATCTTCAATTGCAGTGTTAACtcacataaaataataataataataataataataataataataataataatatcctACAAGGAGAACCACACAATGGTATGAGTTCTGTCGAAGAAAGCAGGGCTTAACGCGTTCATGGTTTGGAGCGATCTGAACAGTTTTTAGATCGGATTCTAAATATGACCCAATCAGATCTGTTCAGATCTGATAAGAGGtacaaaaaactaaaaaatatatatttaatggCCTAAAGccagattcagacctccattaaAGACAAATAAATGAGGCGTTAGAATCGTTTAATTTAAGTAATAGCTTACtcgattcaaaaaaaaaaaaaaaaaaatttcgtattaagggtaaaacggtCCTCTTCTCCATTGAACATTTTGGTAAAAGAGACGGTATTCGCTGAATACGAATATTATCCTTTAACAAAAATCAActactaactttttttttggttctttcgattttctaaataaaataatgtcAAATATCTTAAATATTTGTAGAATACGTTTATTACAAGATAATATCTGTaatacatttttagaaaaacATACTATTATTTTGATGAATTAATTTAAGTAATAGCTTACTTCagtcaaaaattcaaaaaaaaaaaaaaaattctttgtaAAGTTTGAGAAAATGTTGAATATACGGTATGGGGTCCTGGCCCAGTAGTCCTAAGTCCACCAAGTTGCAGGTCCTCTTCTCCACTATGAACATTTTGATTGTACGTACTTAATAGAGGCGTGGGGTAACCTTGAGGCCATTACACTATACTGAATACTGAATTGAGATTAGCATTATGGCTTGTCtctcaaaatcaaaaacaaattaaactctcacaagtcacaacaataaataaataaataaataaaattaacacaAAACAAAAGCAAACCATTTTTCTAGTGCAAAACACCACTTTTAAGTTTTTAACAGCCTCAAATGAGAGGGTCGGAAACTAACTATGAAATGTAACGGGTAGGATATTTTTATCTCCTTTTGTCTGTTAATATGTTGGGTACCCAGAGAACAAATTTCCTTAGCACTCGAATGGCAACACTGTCCATACAATTGCTATTTATTTGAACAAACAAGTTCCATTGGAATACAGCTAATTATGTAGGTACAATGCGCAATATTCTCATCCCTCGTGCCCACTGATACATGGGGCTCCCCAAATTTTTGGCACTAAATTGAAACATGGCTTTGCACTACAACTGCGACCCAACACCTTAGTGGCGATCCTTATAGATTTGAGAGGGTAGGGACCCCCTAAAGAGTCCGGAAtcaaaatgaccccaaaaaagaccttttaaatcaaaatatcccaacaacaaaaaaaggtgacataagtatttttaatataatttctttgCGCTAAAGGATTTAACCGTAACGGTTAAGTCAGTTAAGTCACTTAAATGCGGAAAAATATAGTTATATCTGCCcggtagaaaaaaaaaataaaaataaaataaaaaattagccaactttattttttgcaacacttagtgttttttttttcatactttgactaacgattagtcgtgtgtcaagactccgaaacgtcaatattttatatagaacacattttttttttttgcgtacataatgtaggctcgatacatcgaggatacgtaaacgttcgaatcgtcattttagggttgaaaaggtgttggaagtaagttttgtttgaaaattttgaggttTAAAGTGTTCTATATCATGGAGCACCcattttgtttgaagacttgttgtcattaggcaaagttttttatttttagggtttagatttaagtgtgttattttttaagcgtaactttatttcgaatatacgcGATTTTTTGCGCCATtcggacgtccgatttacgcgattttttttggaacatattcaaaataaagttacgcattaaaaaaATAACGCACTTAAAGCAGCTTAGagttttttttcataaaaagatcacaatatcttattttaataaatcttttctttgcaacacttagtgttttttccatactttgactaacgattagtcgtgtgtcaagactaaaacatcaatattttatatagagcaCGATAATTTTTtacgtactataatgtaggctcaatacatcaaagATATGTAAatgttcggatcgtcgttttaggggttgaaaaaaTGTCTTACGCAAGTAAgtttttgtttggaaactttaggtttaagtgttttattttttaagattttgatttaagcgtgttattgtttaatcaagacataactttattttgaatataaatctaattctaaaaaatatagggagaaaaactagttgtaaagtggtcaaactttagatggtcataactttgcacTGGGATGTCCGttttacgcgattttttttctgatcttgcgtattttttcgagatctacgTGGACAAACCGTCGTGAGTCGGTTTGGCTgagccgatttttaaaaaaatacttgttatcctattcaatttcaatttccccCCAATTTGGCTTGaagtttttagttttctttacttataatctgatgatacgcaatagattttaACGTAAAAATCCAAGAGCAATGtagctgtgaatgtcaatttcacttttgtggtttcaatttttcaaaataaagctgactaaagtaaccttataaaaatagaacacttaaatctaaagttttcaaacaaaacttacttcgaacACCTTTTCGGTCAAGTAAAACGACGatcgaacgtttacgtatccttgatgtattgagcctacattattgtacgcgagAAAaaaatcaggttctatataaaatattgacgtttcggagccttgacacacgactaatcgttggtcaaagtatggaaaaaaacactaagtgctgcaaaaaataaagttggccaaattattttgtttctttgtttctgcatgataaaattaaattatagaagatttttttttactggtTCTAACGCGATATTTTattgcgttaaaggacttaagcTAAGttacggttaagtcctttagcGCATGATAAATTcttgcgctaaaggtacttatgtcaccttttttttctttggggtattttggttcaaaaggtCTTTTTTgaggtcattttggttccggactcccgCCTAAACCGCTTATAATGCTTTCCACACTAGCTAAGGAATACTTAAAAAGGCATCtcggtgcacaaagcatcccacGTTAGTAGGGTCCGGGAAAGGCCACACCTCAAGAGATGTGATGTAGACAACCAAACCTAATGCAAACATTAGTGGCTACTCCCACGACTCTAACCCGTGACCTATAAGTCATAGAAAGACAATTTTACTATTACTCCAACTAAGGGATATTTCATTTCATAAATGTCCCTGgacttcctttcttctttctttgccAAGTTTTATCGTACCTTATGTGTActgacaataaataaaatattttatatgcaCAACATGTAGATTAATTTACAACTATAGGTAACCTTTTTATATATCAAATTATGTCTAATATGAACTCAGACGTAGATTCGGGATTTAAACTTTAAAGTTCTTATCACTAATACCATTGCGTCTTTAAACGTATTAATTCAAATCTACAATTCATTACAATTTTAATGGATTTTCACTCACAAGTTTATATTCTGCGTCAAAAGTATTGACTTCATATGAACCCGAGACCGTAACACTGCATCCGCCTCTCAATATGGTGAGTTGGTTAATAAAGTGAGAACATGTAAAATCACACCGAGAAATGAGAATGTAAATGATTCTTACTATAACTTTAAGTTATTAGAGTATAGTGAGGGCTAGTTTGGTAAATGCAGCTCAAGATACCAAACCTAACCACAATATttttcgtgtatatatatatatatatatatatatatatatatatatatgcatgtgatcATGCAAACACAAAGATAGTGCTTAGTATTTTTAGCTTACTGATATTGGATATagaatatttaatatttattcttccaCACTACCCGTTCCAACTAAACTTTAAGCTCATTGGCTGCCACACTTATTGATATCCATGGCATCAGCTTCTTCCGCAATTATTCTGCTGCTCTTCCTTACCGTTCAACTGCCAGCGAGAAGCTTGTCTTTACAAAACAGGCCACAGTTCGAAAAAGATAAGGGGCAGTTAGATGAATGGATATCTTTAAATGTGAAGCACTACAACATAAAGAGAGCAGCCAGTTTGAAATGGATGCAAGAATCAATCAAAcacaagaaacaagaagttcCAGCTGCTAGTAGCAGCCTGGATCCAAAGCTTAGAACTGCGGAGATGAACAAAATGATAATCAGTGTGAGTCAAGATGGAAGTGGCAATTTCAAGACCATTACAGAAGCTCTTGCTAGCATTCCACTCTATAACAACCGTCGGGTCATACTAGATATCAAACCTGGAGTATATAGGTATGTACATATAGCTATATAATCACCAACgtttgcaaaaaatatttgcaCAATTAAATTACTCAACAACGAACGATAGGTAGGTACATATGCTAAATTAACATGGTTTAGTAATGTGAAAAGAGTGTATTTTTATATTTGGACTATAAAGAATTTTTACACTATTATAATACTACCCCCTTAAAAGTAACCTACAAAAAATGGTAGTAAGTTACTTGGTCAcagtacaaataaaaatatgttgATGACGAAAAATCTCTTACATTGTCgctgtacatatataatttatttttatccaaaaaatAATGTAAGTGACTTCTTATGACCTACCACATTAATTAAACTATACTAGCTAGCATGTTTAAAACTTTTACccactcttaaaaaaaaaaaaaaaaagttatgaaGTATTTCTTTTTTATGGAGGTGAGTCAAGAAATATATACTAGTGGCTTGGATTGAAATATAGAATATTATTTTGACGACTGTAAGTGAAATTGTAGGGAAAAGATTAATATCCCAAGAAGTTTGGCATTTGTGACATTTCGGGGCGATAGTAGCAATCCGCCACGGATCACAGGCAATACCACAGCTTCGGCCACTGGAACCCACGGCACGCCtttaaagacattccaaagTGCTACCGTTTCTGTGAATGCTGATTATTTTGTGGCTATAGACGTCATTTTTGAGGTAAATCTCTATGTTTCAGTTGATTTCTCGTATGGTCCATCAACTAGTAGTTATTATCtcacaaattctttttttttttttttgttgaagaaattaAATGATTTTCTGAGATAATAACTATTTATAGAGTGACCATATGAGAAATCACTTATGTGTTCTTGTTCACTTGTACTGTTTTCTAAAAGTTGTTTACGAGACCAAAAATCACACAATAGTCAATAGGTCCATGACAGTGACACTGTTCTTAACTTTGTTTGTCACGTGGGtttttttacaagtttttaGTTGAAAACGAAATTCTAGTGACATACAAAAACTTCCAACggataaaacaaaaaatgaagaagtgTTAGCATATGGTATTGTTTCtagttttctgaaaaatatagTAGTATCTCAATCAAAGACAAGGGCAAATTGCAGGGCCGGCCCATGGGCCAAGCAGATAAAGCAATTGCTTTGGGCCCCAAATTTTTGGGGGCCCCTAGTTTTGGTAGTAGCAGCCTTATATAGGTTAAACAAAGAGCAGGTTAATGTTTGTGTTAAGAAATGTTGAGTGCTTTAAAATGGAAAGTAATTCTCTTATAAAAGAATGGAAAGTAACTCTTAAACTTCCTTTCTTAGTTAGCCTAAGAGTTTTAAGTTCCACTTTTAACTTTTCTCATCAGATATATGTGTTGCAATTGATTTTTATACTCCCTGCCTTTCTTAATTTATCCAAGTTCAAGTTCGGTTAAGCTTAACCTATATAGGAGCAGTatttactattaaaaaaaaaaaattaaagttgttgaAAAGAAATACTGCGCAATTCTTTTGAATGTTTTCTGGGGTTTCAAGCATTGTAATAACTATATTGGAGCATTGTAACAACTATATCGTGATATCAAGTTATTTAAGCTCTTGAATTATGTTCTATTATTCTACAATTCTACTAAAACTCATCTCAAAATGTTATTGGACCtcaaatacaaaatatacatgaAGTTTTCAAAAAGAATTTGGGGTCTCTCGTTaaagtttggctttaggccacaaATTTTCTTGAGCTGCTCCTGGAAAATTGCAGTTTGCAGGTCCACCAACAAAATTATCCTCTTTTCTTGTGACGTGCTAAATTGTGATTATTTGTAATAGTAGTGCTATAACAATTAAGGAGTAACTAATACCCCTATTGATGGATTCAATTGAATCTCCTTTTTATCAAAAATTGTACTAACTAATTAGATTAGGTAAAGGCAATTTCTTTAGTACATACAGAAACTTTTGAATCCCCTCAAGTCCTTGACACAAGATATTTTGTTATTATAGCCGTAAAAGTAGTTCAGAAATTGTTTAAGATTACCATTTGAATCTTTTGATTCCCTTGCTAACATGCTGGTGACGCATGTAGATAATTAGTTAAGGGTTCAATCAAACTCAACATTTTTTTCACGGAgcttatatacacacacacttgaATTTCACTGACAATTACATTTACGAACccataaaaaaatcaaaactacaATCATAAAGATTGAACTCATCATGTTTGATTTTGAATCGGCCTCTAGGAATCACAAATGTCAAGGTAGGATTTTGGCAATGTAGTATACCATAAAGGAATTAAGGTGTGATCTAGCACTTTGGTTTTGTAGAATACAGCACCCCATGAGGTTGGAAAGGTGGGAGAACAAGCAGTGGCACTGAGAATATCGGG encodes:
- the LOC132063307 gene encoding probable pectinesterase 53, producing the protein MASASSAIILLLFLTVQLPARSLSLQNRPQFEKDKGQLDEWISLNVKHYNIKRAASLKWMQESIKHKKQEVPAASSSLDPKLRTAEMNKMIISVSQDGSGNFKTITEALASIPLYNNRRVILDIKPGVYREKINIPRSLAFVTFRGDSSNPPRITGNTTASATGTHGTPLKTFQSATVSVNADYFVAIDVIFENTAPHEVGKVGEQAVALRISGNKAAFYNCSFYGSQDTLYDHKGLHYFNNCFIQGSVDFIFGYGRSLYENCQLNSVAKKVASLTAQKRTNSSILSGFSFKNSIITGTGSVYLGRAWGDYSRVIFSYTYMDKIVLPLGWNDWGKTIRDSRVYYGEYRCSGPGANMTGRVSWARILTDEEAMPFIGTYYIDGNSWLIHPY